The following are encoded together in the Phragmites australis chromosome 19, lpPhrAust1.1, whole genome shotgun sequence genome:
- the LOC133901044 gene encoding putative serpin-Z5, with amino-acid sequence MATVRDGQAALALRLARHLLPGGGTADGNNVNGNVAFSPLSVHTALALVAEGARGDTLGQLLDFLGAPWLSDLAAFAARVADDIVADWSASGGPKVLLGGGVWVNASRGALRKAFRDTAAGTYSAEAATVDFQKKPEDAAKMINDLIKRATNNLVESVISAEDIVRAETDIVLANAIYFSGRWPERTFHPWNTKPGPFYRLDGSFVDVPFMFSDCDQYAMAMDGFKVLRLPYKQGRRTEYSMCIFLPDAREGISAMVDAITALPGALRNAIPKKRVLAIVKLPKFKISYECQFDRVLPEMGLRLPFSRDTADLRGMVETDGKDPSRPAFLSGMVSTAVVEVNEEGTEASAFTTCLRGGGLGPQPGPFKFVANHPFTFFIVEEWSGVVVFAGHVLDATM; translated from the exons ATGGCGACAGTCCGCGACGGCCAGGCTGCCCTCGCGCTCCGTCTCGCCAGGCATCTCCTGCCTGGCGGCGGCACCGCCGATGGCAACAACGTTAACGGCAACGTCGCGTTCTCGCCGCTGTCCGTGCACACGGCGCTGGCGCTCGTGGCCGAGGGCGCGCGCGGCGACACGCTCGGCCAGCTTCTCGACTTCCTCGGGGCGCCCTGGCTTAGCGACCTCGCCGCCTTCGCCGCCCGCGTGGCGGATGACATCGTTGCCGACTGGTCGGCCTCTGGCGGGCCGAAGGTTCTGCTCGGCGGCGGTGTCTGGGTGAACGCCTCACGCGGCGCGCTCCGGAAGGCCTTCCGGGACACGGCGGCCGGCACCTACAGCGCGGAGGCCGCCACGGTGGACTTCCAGAAAAAG CCGGAGGATGCTGCGAAGATGATCAACGACTTAATCAAGAGGGCTACCAACAACCTTGTCGAGTCAGTCATCTCCGCCGAAGACATTGTCAGAGCTGAAACGGACATCGTGCTCGCTAATGCGATCTACTTCAGTGGACGATGGCCCGAGCGCACGTTCCACCCGTGGAACACGAAGCCCGGGCCGTTCTACCGCCTCGACGGCAGCTTCGTCGACGTGCCCTTCATGTTCAGCGACTGCGACCAATATGCCATGGCCATGGACGGGTTCAAGGTTCTCAGGCTTCCCTACAAGCAGGGACGGCGCACTGAATACTCCATGTGCATCTTCCTCCCGGACGCGCGCGAAGGCATCTCTGCCATGGTGGACGCGATCACCGCGCTCCCGGGCGCCCTGCGCAACGCCATACCCAAGAAACGGGTGCTGGCAATTGTCAAGCTGCCAAAGTTCAAGATATCCTACGAGTGCCAGTTCGACAGGGTTCTCCCGGAGATGGGGCTCCGTCTGCCGTTCTCACGGGATACGGCGGACCTGCGAGGCATGGTCGAGACGGACGGCAAAGATCCGAGCAGGCCGGCGTTCCTGAGCGGCATGGTCAGCACGGCGGTCGTTGAGGTGAACGAGGAAGGGACCGAAGCAAGTGCGTTCACCACGTGCCTTCGGGGCGGAGGTCTAGGCCCGCAGCCGGGGCCTTTCAAGTTTGTCGCCAACCACCCGTTTACGTTCTTCATCGTCGAGGAGTGGTCAGGGGTGGTGGTGTTCGCCGGCCACGTGCTCGACGCCACCATGTGA